gCTTGGGAGAAATGAGGTCGACGACAGGCCCAGCGGGAGGCCATCGCGCCTGGGAGTCCGAGGCAAGTGGCGAAGACACTGAGGGCGAAGAAGGTCCGCGAAATCTTCAAGGACAGGAGGCGGAAGCGTCGACATCTGGAAAGAAGGCGCGGGGGACTTGTGGCCTCGCTGTatcgttctctctcggctctcctctctcgtctgatcgaccgtcttctcctttgtctgtcgctgctcacgagccgcctccacctccaggaaagacgcgtctccatcgtgtctcttcttctctctcctcgcctaGACCCCgcggcgcgcatgcaaaagaGACACCTGCGGGAcccccttcgtctccctcttctgcttcttcggcaAGTCTTCGTCAGGGACCTAGACAGTTGCGTCTCCAGGATCTTCTCTCGgactcctcttcgtctctggcTTCAGCTCAGCCTGCGCCTGTCTTCGCTCCTCAAGAAAACCGGGGAAAGTCAAAAAGCGACTCGGTCGAATCCCCGTCTCCCCTCACGGTCGCGACGTCGCTTCTCGAGGCCTTGTCTCACTCGCACTCCTCCGCGCTcgcagaggcggcgcgcTCGCTGCTGCTTCAGTCGGGCGCGAGGAATCCCGACACGAagcctgctgcttcttcgcgggATCTTTCCGAGAGCGATCGCTCTAAGAGCTTCAGCAGCGCCGATTCCGAGATGGACCGAAccgcgacagaagacagcgaagacgaccGCGGGCCCCAGGGTGGTCGGCGAGGAGTCCGGAGACGCCGCAGTTCGCCCGTGAGAAGAGGCGATCGATCCAGAAGAgtcagaagagaagaggaagaggaaacacggCGGCGCTCGACCCGTCGACgaagagccgcagagagcgaacaactcggggaagaagaagacgtcgaagaagtcgaagaagaggaagtcgaagaagaggaagtcgaagaggaggaaggagttTCGGGGGTCGAGGTATCCctcgtggagaagagagctgAGGAGCGAATTCGCGTTTTTCCGCGGGCGATTCGAGAAGCGCCTCCGTCAgccttcgctctcccttcctcgctttcttctctcttcttgacTTCTCTGCAGGGTGCGCAAGGATCTcgctctgcagagacgcaggcgcgaGAGGAGCCTCGAGTTGGGCGAGTCCTGGCGCTTGCACATAGTCTCGCTGGATCCGCCAGCAGATTcgaacgaggaggagacgaagacagagtaGAAGACGAAGGGCAATCTGTGGAGTCCGCTCGTTTATCAACGGCAAGTTTGGACGCCGGGGAACGCGACAGGGTACCACGGAAGGGCGGCAAGAGAGATcatccgtttttcttctcgctgatGTCCTCGACGCCCTCTCTTCGCGACCAGGCGTCCGGAGGGCagtcctcttgttcttcgtctcccgcgtcGCCGTCTTCGGAGTCCTCGGTTTGCGTCGGCGGGCCAAGGCGGCGAGCGGTCGGAGCGGCGAAGGAGCCTCTGGGGACTCGGGATGAAGCGAAAGAACTTCGCGCGAACTGCGACCTCGCTGAAGAGCCTGCGAGCCTGGCAGGCGGCGCTGCAGCGCACCGACCGGATCCACAGGGCGCAGCGCTGACGGAGAAACTCCGTCGCATCGTCGCACTGGCAGTAGCGAACCGCCTGCAAAGCCCAGCCGCAGCGAGTGAagaggacacagaggaaaacgaaggcgtggagaaggaaggtgccgacgaagaggaggacgtTGTGCACAGCGAGACGggcggagaagcggagaacagagcagagagaggtcgtctttctctcatcTCTTCAACCTTGTCCACGACGTTGCTTCTTTCAGAGCTAGCGGCTCCtcaagaagacgaaggtgTGCCGCTGGGGTCGAGGTCTgcagcgtctgcgtcgcacgaagagacaggcgagtcGCGGGAGGAACAGGAAACGACTGGCTGCGAAAGGGACAGTCCTGGCGTAGCTCACCGCTTGCTTCTTCATCCAGCGACGTTCTCCCTGGCGCGAGGCTCCCTGCCTCCCATCTCCGAGGGTGCGACCGGGTCGCGTTCGTCGCCATCGCCGGATCGTCTAGCTGCCTCCACGCAGTCGGAAGCAGCCGCGGAGCCGACGGAGACTGGCGACAGCGAGGCGGAGCTCCGCAAGCTTCTAGCGAGGCTGGAGCGAGTCGAAGAACTgcacagagcgagagacttCATCGGCGCGGAGGCGGACGACAGCGGGGCGCTTCCGGTCGCGAATATGCAGTCTTCCGTGGACCTGCGAAGCGCATGCGAGGCACCGCAAGACACAGAACGACAAAGACGCCGGcccgagcgcatgcagtctccgTCGCCGCCCGCGTCGCCCTCCGTCGCTCCAGCGCGGAGACTCGAGAGCGAGGCTGGAGCCAACCGCGGCGTTCCGGaactgtctgtttctcctgttGCCGGGGCGCAGGAGTTTGTCTTCGAGGGCAATCCGGACGCAGCAGAAACGGGCAACGAAGTCGCGGAAGTCCAGAGACAAGAACGGAGACGagcggcagaagcagaggcagcagttgcacagaacgcagaggacgagaggacagagagggagcCCAGAGATGAGGAGGCCGCGAGCGGCGGccagagggaggaagaggaatgGCTTCAGGACATTGTCGCTGTGTCTCGGCGGAAAGCCGCGGAGGCGCGGGCGCGGGATCAGCGAGACGAaagtgagagagacgcgagaaaggaCACAGAGTCGATTGCCGGCAGTGAAGAGCTGCTGGAAGAAGCGTGGAAAGAAGCGCGTGCAGAAACTCGGAACGCGCTTCTGGAGATTCACCGAGAAATGAAAGGAGTCGCTCTCTACGACGGCGACGCGAGGGATGCATCACGGACTTGACTGGTTCTCAAGCCTGTGGAATGCGGAATACGACGCGCCACTCCGTCTCGACGGTTTggccttttctgtctgcccgtcgtctcttctcgccgagAAGGTTGCGCGGGAAACGAAAAATATGGCCCTTTTCAAACGTGCACTTGTCCTCTTGGCGATCCACTCTTGGCTCAAACGTTTTCAATCGCAAACGCCCTCAAATACGCCCTTCTGTAACCTggtacaaatatatatatatatatatatatatatatatatatatatcggtaaacatacgtatatatctgtatatgcgTGCATGTGTGAAGAGCCTAAACACCCCCACATGCCTACTTACATCCAAACATTtacatctatatctatctatatatacatatatacatacatatatatatatatatatatatatgttgatGTGCATAATCGCATGCATGgagacacacatgcacatatcgATATGTATGTCTCACTAAACAGACAGTGTGCCAGCCCCCACTAGAAGGCTTGTCTCCCAATGCGTCGAGGTCTCGAGTGCCTGCGAGAGATTCCAGGCAGTGCCAAATTCCGTCAGAAACCGTTTACGCCTCTTGCGCAAGCGCTCCTGAAtcgaagcgcatgcagtccggACGTAAACGTCGAAATGGAAGAGCGGAAACCTAAGCGCTCCTCCTAGCGTCCCAGGTTAGCGGGAGCCCCAGCGCGCCTCATTTTTTTCAGTTCCAAATGGGTTGCATGCACCTACCAAAAACAATTGCAAAATCGCCGCTTCCTCCCCTGGCCACttgagacgagagaggcaaaaaaaactctctctgtcgagctGCGATCTTTCTTGGACGCTCGGGCAGACGCGAACAAAAAACGATGGAAAAAACGGCTGTGTGTCTTCTGAAGAGCAATTTGTAGGCGACATGTTCGCGGCTCTCTGATGTTCAAATCATACTGAAGGAGTTTGTCTTTCAAAGAGTCGTTGAGAAACACTGACATCACACAGCATGGTTAGGAAAACGCATGGAACTGACGAGGCCTGGGGCCAGCCACAAGAGAGTTCCGTTTGTacgaaaggcgagagcgaagggagTCTGGAAGTCCGAGGCAACGTTTCCCTGAAACGCGTCAGGGTACGCCGTAAAAACCTTGGGGGGCTTGAATTCGGAAATCGATagctgtcgcttctttctccaaccgaagaacagaaaacaaagatCCAACGGCTTCCACTCAAACACGGGCGGGTCGTCGTGGAGGTTCGAGGCCTGGCGATGAGAGAAAGCTCGAGGATGGAACTTTGACAGAGATCAAAGCATGATGCGATCGCGTTTACCACGATCCTCTTTGCGAGACTGAGAATCCAAACGGCCGAGATATTCGCATCGATGCCGTCGGTCTCTGTTTGCCGgttcctgtgtctctgctgaaCTCGCCGACCTCTGGAGACACCAGTGGTAGACTTTGTCCAGGCACCTGGGCGCCATCGCTCTCTTGGCGTCACTCCAGGCCTCGCTCGCTTTCATGCGCagccttctcgtctccacagGACTCTCTCCCTACTGCTTTCCGTTCTCgctttttgtttctttcctcacgacctcgctctctgccttctgctcGCCACTTGACTGCGCGACGCCTACGCTCCTTCGTGACCTCGCTGCTGCCAGGCGTCCCCCAACGCGCGTCGCGAGTcgcgctcttcgtcgcgttCCTCCTCGAAAGCAACTCGCACCGCTCGCGGCGCGTTGTGCAGCGGATCCCAGGACGTCTCGAAAGTGACGCTTTGCCCtgggtggagaagaagatgttcgaccttctgcgtctcgccaGCCGCCCTCGCGCCGGCCCCTGCACTCGCCGAAACTCTCCGCGACTTGCGGCCACcagcaggcgaagacgcagacgacgcagaagacgatGACTTGACGAAATCGTCGCGGTGAAGAAAGATGTGCGGTCCGCCGTCATCGGGggctgagaaagagagacagaagagccgCGGAAGCGCGAAGCggcaaacgcagaagaaacacagtTCACAGGAGCAGTAGCGAGGccacgtttctctctgtgcggGAGAGTCTGTTGCGTTTCGCGCCATCACTAGGAACCGCGTAGTCTCCCGCTTTGCTGCGCGTCGACATTGGACCGCCTGAGATCAACCAGTCGACCCCCTCGACGCGCCCTCCACAGCCTGTGAGGTTTCTAGCCTTCGCCGTCTCGATGCGTTCGATCTCACGGACCGCTCAGAGTCGGGGACAAGGCGAGCAGGGGGAGCAACACAGGTTTCTTGTCTTTGcgacgcgcctctctcccagCGGATTCCCTGCGCAAACTGCCGTCGTTTGACGCCGAGTCCAGGAGAGGGCAAACGAGTGACTTTCGAGCGAACACTCAGACGTGTGCTGCGGCTACTCACTTGCGGAAGTTAGAAAAACTGAGCGGACAGTCTCACAGGCGTTTTCTGCAGCATTTTCGAAGACGGTTTCGAACGCATTTGCATGCGGCAACGAGTcagacaaaaagaaaacgcaaaagaAGGCAAGAGGCACTGTGCACTCGACGCGGCAACCGAGTTAAAAGAATCCCATTCGGCATGCAGACGCAAAGTGAAAATGTGGACGCCTTGACTGGCACACGACGCCTCGCGCGATTTCCTGAAAGGCATCGGATACTGAATTCCAGTGACTCTTCGAGCTGTCTTACGCAGGCCAGTGAGGCGATGTTATGCACCTGTCAAACAAAAACAGAACGTTGCCGTTCGAACTGTGACGCGCGGCTCCTCACACACCGAGCCTTCTCTGcgagttctctctttctctcctcaccgACGAATCCGCAGACGCGGTGATGGTGAACTTTGACAATGGTGCCATGGAGACGAGCTCTGGGGGCTTCACAGACGGCCGTTCTCGCAGTTGGTCTGTTactctcctctgtcgcgcttcgcctccttccctGCGTCTGCGAAAAGGCGCTCGCGCCGTCTTGCCAGTCTCCACGCGCGTCAGCAGCGTCCACGCAAGCTTCTCCGCGTCCGCGAGATCCAGCTATCCCCGGTCTCTTTCGTCCACCTGGAGACTTCTCTCCGTGCACCGAGTTCCAAGGGGAAGGGAAgccagaagaggcagaaggcgacgaaatcgatgaagaagcagacgacgaagagagaatcCTGTACGGAAGGCAAGCGTCGTCAGTCGGAGTGCCCACTGTTATttcaacagaagagaaacagtcgTTGGCGCCCCTGCCTTCGTCTGGAATGTCCACCGCAGAGACACTGTGAAATCTCTGCAACTTCCAAGTCTCCCGTACAGACTTTGCAACAgcttctcgagtttcttccGACGAaccgaaggaagaagaagaagaagaaaaaaacacagagtgCGAGGCGTGGAGAGATAGATGAGGTGAATgcgcagacagcgaagagtcGCCCAGCCGAGgttgaggagaagaacaagacgaaCAGTTCGAAGCGGCACGGCGGTCTGTCCTTTCTCGAACGAACTGTCTACGCAGCAagcaggcagaagaaggaagacgtCGACAAGAAAGTGGGCAAAGAGGGGAAGGgccagaagaagcgaactgTCGCAGAACGGACCGTCGACTCAGGTGCAGGAGATCCATCATCTTGAAATCTAAAATAGTGACGAACAAAGACGGCTTGTCGATGAGAAAAAGAGCGCGCCAGCCCCCCTGGAAAGCAGAGCAACAGAGGGCAAGAAGATACGCATAAAAATGTcggagaagagggcagaaatcgaagaagaaatgaggTCGTCGGCTGCTGCCCGTGTGTTCCTTTCAGCTCGTTGAGATGACGGCGGATACGCGGGGGTCTCTTCGACTTCcagggaggaaacgcgacgaaaaggaaagcctccacgaaagaaagacaaagccTAAGACTGGCAGGTAGGTTAGGGTAAGAGGCTCCACAGAACGCAGAAAAGTGAAGCAAGAAACTCGAAAAAAAAGTTCAGttgccgcatgcagtcggTCGCATGCACAACAGGACTTTCTGCCGCATTGACAAATAAAAAAGTATGTTCATTTACAGACACATAAAAATGGATGTTTATTTACAAATACGGACGTCTGTCAAAAAGTATAAACAACCTTGGTATGCGCTTCAGAGAAATCGTTCGACATGTTGCTCCAAACGAATTGAAATCGtgatgtctctctctgttctttaAAGAAGTCTGCAGGGCAtgtcgcgttttttttgactGTTTTGCCTGTTTTCCAGATCTCACTGGGTATGGCGGTGTGTAGGTGAAATATCTTTGTAAATCTCTGGATGAAGGAGCTGAAGGAGACTGGTCAGCGCAATTTCTCTCGCAGCATTTGATGtgcaaaagagaagacacaacaacagcaaaaagaaaaaaaaagcatGGACAGTGGCTGAAGACAGATGGGGACGAACTTGAAAAGTTTAGATGCGTGACTGCAGGGAACCGAGAGTCCTTTTGACTTCTCGGCTTCGTATTGTCTTTCACCATGACGAACTTGCGTCTGTCGTCTCCTCCAGGAAAAGGTCTGTCGCTGTTTTCTCAGTCGTCTCTCATAAAACGCGTTGTGCGAGCCCCCTGAGACAGTGTGGAAgtcttgcgttttttctcggcttccccAAGGATTCAGAGTCTCCTTCTCATCTGTTCCTCCATGAGGCGGTCTTTCTATGTAAGCAAAACGAAAAAGCCAGTTCGCTTCTTGTCAGTTGGGCTCCCTAGGCTTCGTCGACTGTCTAtctccacacacacagcaCCAACGCGCTCGTCACCTCATACTCAAGTGTTCGCTTCGCTGGATTCTCGGCTATCACAgcgttcgccttcttgccTTACACCTAACAGGATTCACAGCTGTGCCGAGAAGGAACTTAGATCGCCCCGGCCCTCGTGGTTACACTATGCACAGTGTGGAATGCGTTCTAGGTCGACAGGGATCGTCGCCGTATCGATGCTCGAACAAACTAAAATTAGGATGCGCTGAGCAAAGACCTTCGAAAACTAAGCCAGGCGTCCAGCTCGTCGCGCCACAGTCCCTATCAGACGACTCGTGAAGCGAAACGGATGCAGACAACGTAGCGAAGTTCCTGGTTTATGAGACGTCCTGTAGGGAACAGCGAAACATCACCGTATGGCGACCAGGcaaaaacaaaaaacgcagatcCTAGTCCCTCTCTGGTTTGGACTCGGTAGAGACAGGAACGGGAACAGACACAACGTTTTGCTTCGGATGTTCTgtggttctctctcgctcttctgctcctcgtcctcctccgTGATCGCAGATCTACGCAGCGGCTGGGTCAAGAGGAACTTGAGGCAACCTCGTCCGCACAGGTGTCTGGACAACTTGGCGGAATCGCGAAAAACGTATTTTTGTTGTTTCATTTCAGAGAGACATCTACTTTCGAGGGAGAAATCGACACTTTCAATGGACTGCGCGGGCAAGCACCTTGTCGAATTGCGGCTGCTCGACATCGGGCCTGCATGGAAACCGGTTTATGGTGGCACCGACGACAGTGCATGTTTTCCTtcacttctttttcttttcacgATCGGCTGCGCCTGTttgtttcgttctctctggacCGGCGTAAACGCGTTGCGTCGTCCCGAGAGACCGACGAGGAAACTGGAAGCCTCTTTCAGCGACTGAAGGGGAACCTTCCGGACCGGCTCTCGGCTTTCACTAAAGAGCCGCATCGTTGGTGACGTGAGTGTCGGGGGGACAGTGCAGTCGACAACTTGTCGCGCCTCGCAGAATCTGTGTACTCTCAGAAAGCGCGCAGAAATACTCCTGCCTTAGAGAGACGACTCCTCCCCGCCCAAacctcgctgtcgcctcccGTATGTGAGCAGGCGACTCCCCTCGCCGGAGAAAAGAGTAGCGCGCCCTGTTTCGCCGTACATCTCACTGCTTGGAGTTAGTTCTAGAGTTAATTCACTGAACTTCAGTGGCCAGTGAAGCGTACTGACTTGTTTGAAATAGTGTCCAGTGAGACTTCATTGAGCGGCGCAAAGACTGTCACTTGAAAAAGACGTTTTTCTGCCATTCAAAGTTAAAGACTCGACGCTCGTTTCTCCAGTGACTCGTCTTCCGACCCCCTCCTCCTGTTCCTCCCCCGCGACTTGGCCGCCTGCAAGTCTTGCGGAACGTTTCTGAACAGCTTCGAAGACGACTCCCTATGTACTtagacaggaaacagagccTCCGGGGAAAACGAGCACCTCAGTCAATACGGAGTTCGGTACTGGGTTTCTGGAACAGCGGTTACTGTTTAAAACACTAGCGGGTGAAAAAGACGAATTGCGTCCTTCACAGAAATCAACGTACACCAGACATCAAGCGATcgcggcctctctctttctctctctctctgaaaaaaacgaagacacgTTCCTGCCGCGTTCCGTTCACGGCCAGAGTTCCTCGATCTCTTCGATTGATGTCACTCTGCATTCTTCCCCACAGacttccctgtctccgagaCCTTCACCCTTGCATGTTGCTGACCGAACAACAACAGTCAGTACGGCGGCTAGaatctcctctctctctctctgtgtttctgccgAGAGCGCGTTGTCGTTTCGTCTTCCACCTGCGTCTTCACTCTTCacccgtttccttctttatGGACGTTCCCCcgctcgccttctccccgccTTGTCatatctgtctctttcggtgtctcctACACGAGAAGTCGTTCTTCAAGACATCCCTCCAAGCGTCTTCGCAACTCCGCTGACGTGAGGCCCATCCCCACAAAGAGAAACCTGCTCTCAATGATTTCTTCGTGATTCTCAAGCCTCTCCTCGTCATCCTCCCGCCCctccccctctctgtctgcttctgtttctgttgtttctttGGTGTGAGGACAGTGCGCCGGACAGGAGCAGTCTTCCCCATGGTGTTTGTGTTTCATCGCTCCCTGCGTTCTTCCcgggcgtcttctcttcacgCTGTCTAAACAATTCAGATCTATCACCCGGTTCACTTCGAAGACGCGACCGACGCCTTGAAGCTCGAACACCCCCCACACTCCCTGGGGTCGCGTCGCTGCGCCAGCTCCGCTGGTCTCCCCTCTCTGATCcctttcttcgacttccGCCTCCCTCGCGCCATCCTCCACCCATGCCGCGAAAAGCGCCTTGCAccgaaagacgagagggcCAGCCGCGT
This Toxoplasma gondii ME49 chromosome VIII, whole genome shotgun sequence DNA region includes the following protein-coding sequences:
- a CDS encoding hypothetical protein (encoded by transcript TGME49_273995), which produces MMDLLHLSRRSVLRQFASSGPSPLCPLSCRRLPSSACLLRRQFVRERTDRRAASNCSSCSSPQPRLGDSSLSAHSPHLSLHASHSVFFSSSSSSFGSSEETREAVAKSVRETWKLQRFHSVSAVDIPDEGRGANDCFSSVEITVGTPTDDACLPYRILSSSSASSSISSPSASSGFPSPWNSVHGEKSPGGRKRPGIAGSRGRGEACVDAADARGDWQDGASAFSQTQGRRRSATEESNRPTARTAVCEAPRARLHGTIVKVHHHRVCGFVAPDDGGPHIFLHRDDFVKSSSSASSASSPAGGRKSRRVSASAGAGARAAGETQKVEHLLLHPGQSVTFETSWDPLHNAPRAVRVAFEEERDEERDSRRALGDAWQQRGHEGA